A genomic segment from Castor canadensis chromosome 1, mCasCan1.hap1v2, whole genome shotgun sequence encodes:
- the LOC109678802 gene encoding LOW QUALITY PROTEIN: olfactory receptor 4B1-like (The sequence of the model RefSeq protein was modified relative to this genomic sequence to represent the inferred CDS: substituted 1 base at 1 genomic stop codon) — protein sequence MESHATINNVTEFIFTGLFQDPGVQRVCFVLFLCVYLATVVGNGLIIMTFSFSKSLNSPMYIFLSSLSLVEICSSSTVVPKLITDFLVRIKTISLKGCPSQIFSFHFFAVTEVLLLVVMAYDRYVAICKPLHYMNIMSHQLCHMLVAGSWLGGFCHSIIQVLITMQLSFCGPNMIGHYFCDLHPLFKLACSDTFVEGVIVSINSGLISVFPPLFLVSSYVIILVNLRNHSLEGRHKALSTCASHILVVVLFFXPATFIYMRPSSSCTGEKLVAVFYTVITPMLNPIIYTLRNAEVKNAMGKFWSKRRAQWWESDKNV from the coding sequence ATGGAATCCCATGCCACTATAAATAATGTGACTGAGTTTATTTTCACTGGCCTTTTCCAGGACCCAGGAGTGCAGAGAGTgtgttttgtgttgtttctttGTGTGTACCTTGCCACAGTGGTAGGCAATGGCCTCATCATTATGACGTTCAGCTTCAGTAAGAGTCTGAATTCCCCCATGTACATCTTCCTCAGCTCTCTGTCCTTGGTGGAAATCTGTTCCTCCTCTACTGTTGTCCCTAAACTCATCACTGACTTTCTTGTCAGGATTAAAACCATCTCTCTAAAGGGCTGTCCAAGTCAGATCTTCTCTTTCCACTTCTTTGCAGTCACTGAGGTCCTTTTGCTTGTGGTGATGGCTTATGACCgttatgtggccatctgcaagcctcTTCATTACATGAACATAATGAGTCATCAACTGTGTCACATGCTCGTGGCTGGGTCCTGGTTGGGAGGCTTTTGTCACTCCATTATTCAGGTTCTCATCACCATGCAGTTGTCCTTCTGTGGTCCAAATATGATTGGTCACTATTTCTGTGATCTCCATCCTTTATTTAAGCTTGCCTGCTCTGACACCTTTGTGGAAGGGGTTATTGTGTCTATCAACAGTGGGTTAATCtctgtcttcccccctctcttctTGGTGTCCTCCTATGTCATCATCCTGGTTAACTTGAGGAACCATTCTCTTGAGGGAAGACACAAGGCCCTTTCCACCTGTGCCTCTCACATCTTGGTTGTCGTATTATTTTTTTGACCTGCCACCTTCATCTACATGAGACCCTCATCTTCCTGTACTGGGGAAAAACTTGTGGCTGTGTTCTACACAGTCATCACTCCCATGCTGAACCCTATCATCTACACTCTCAGGAATGCAGAGGTAAAAAATGCCATGGGGAAGTTTTGGTCAAAAAGGAGAGCTCAGTGGTGGGAAAGTGATAAAAATGTCTGA